In Akkermansia muciniphila, one DNA window encodes the following:
- the dtd gene encoding D-aminoacyl-tRNA deacylase: protein MRLVIQRVSKAAVHIGGVCAGAVGPGLLILAGIEEEDTEEDVSWLANKAAAMRIFSDADGKMNLSVREVGGSALVVSQFTLHASTRKGNRPSFIRAARPERAIPLYELFKKELASLLEGRVESGEFGADMQVSLINDGPVTIFMDSRKRE, encoded by the coding sequence GTGAGGCTGGTTATTCAACGCGTCAGTAAGGCCGCCGTTCATATCGGCGGTGTTTGCGCGGGGGCCGTGGGGCCCGGTCTGCTGATTCTGGCGGGCATTGAAGAGGAGGATACGGAAGAAGATGTGAGCTGGCTTGCCAACAAGGCGGCGGCCATGCGCATTTTTTCCGACGCGGACGGAAAAATGAATCTTTCCGTAAGGGAGGTGGGTGGAAGCGCATTGGTGGTGAGCCAGTTTACGCTGCATGCCTCCACCCGGAAAGGGAACAGGCCCTCTTTCATCCGCGCCGCGAGGCCTGAGCGGGCCATTCCCCTGTATGAGCTGTTTAAGAAGGAACTGGCGTCTTTGCTGGAAGGCAGGGTGGAAAGCGGCGAATTCGGAGCGGATATGCAGGTTTCCCTGATTAACGACGGTCCGGTGACCATTTTCATGGACTCCAGGAAAAGAGAGTGA
- a CDS encoding RHS repeat domain-containing protein gives MQIAALDMLNSRNVLRTLLWDPLEPTATRPLALVQGASLYCYGWDFNKNVTEVFDGDGHIAAAYDYSPYGQAASTGDLVQPVQWSGEMHDEEPALVYYNYRYYNPKDGRWINRDPIAEQGGWNLYTFLGNSTQDQVDALGLKKGFIKTGDPCSKCCKECKRSQERPIIQDAGTKGINVKASVKSPNFTSECEHNNTCKENCCYVVYTWFDCYNKTCYSQTGDTFNRKIRPLRGEGSSQSALGVSVQAYKWCSCNRGKWKCHSVIKKSNIILYKVDNPQNPKSWILTTPPTN, from the coding sequence TTGCAGATAGCCGCCCTGGACATGCTCAACAGCCGGAACGTGCTCCGAACGCTGTTGTGGGATCCTCTGGAACCGACAGCCACGCGTCCCCTGGCCCTCGTGCAGGGCGCTTCCCTTTACTGCTACGGATGGGACTTTAACAAGAATGTGACGGAGGTCTTCGATGGAGATGGACATATCGCGGCGGCTTACGACTACTCCCCCTATGGACAGGCAGCTTCCACGGGAGACCTCGTCCAGCCCGTCCAGTGGTCCGGCGAGATGCACGACGAAGAACCCGCTCTGGTTTATTATAATTACCGCTATTACAACCCCAAAGACGGCAGGTGGATCAATCGCGATCCCATCGCTGAACAGGGTGGATGGAATCTTTATACCTTCCTCGGCAACAGCACTCAAGATCAGGTTGATGCTTTGGGGTTAAAAAAGGGGTTTATAAAAACAGGGGATCCATGTTCAAAATGTTGCAAAGAATGCAAAAGATCACAGGAACGTCCGATCATCCAGGATGCAGGAACAAAAGGAATTAATGTTAAAGCATCGGTTAAAAGTCCTAATTTCACATCTGAATGTGAGCATAATAATACATGTAAAGAAAATTGTTGTTATGTAGTTTATACTTGGTTTGATTGTTATAACAAAACATGTTATAGTCAAACAGGCGATACTTTCAACAGAAAAATCCGACCTTTGAGAGGAGAAGGCAGCTCTCAGAGCGCATTAGGGGTAAGTGTTCAGGCTTATAAATGGTGTTCCTGTAATAGGGGGAAATGGAAATGCCACAGCGTAATAAAGAAAAGTAATATAATATTATATAAAGTCGATAATCCTCAAAACCCGAAATCATGGATTCTCACAACACCTCCCACAAATTAA